Proteins from a single region of Macrotis lagotis isolate mMagLag1 chromosome 2, bilby.v1.9.chrom.fasta, whole genome shotgun sequence:
- the PARVG gene encoding gamma-parvin — translation MESECIYNLLQLPTNPEPPEGEELAQGEKKKILQPDSRKNPKFEQLQKVLVEWINSTLFREHIVVQNLEEDLFDGLVLHHLLQKLASVTLEVEEIALTANNQKRKLTVVLEALHQCLQLEENPAKWNMERIFNKDLLATLHLLVAMAKHFQPDLSLPENVQVEVLTIESTKNGLKSGKSMEQITDCKMDSNQQSKVDVFDELFKLAPEKVNAVKEAIMKFVNKKMERLGLSVQNIDTQFTDGVFLILLIGQLEGYFLNLKEFFLTPSSPAEMLHNVSLAVDLLKEGDLLDYPVNPEDITSGDTKVILRVLYSLFSKHKMNETPEETKTEAGS, via the exons ATGGAGTCAGAATGTATCTACAACCTTCTACAGCTCCCCACCAACCCCGAGCCCCCGGAGGGGGAGGAACTGGCTCAAG gagaaaaaaagaaaattttacaacCCGATTCTCGAAAGAATCCAAAATTTGAACAGCTACAAAAG GTCTTGGTGGAGTGGATCAATAGCACCCTTTTTCGGGAACATATAGTCGTCCAAAACCTGGAGGAAGACCTGTTTGATGGACTCGTTCTTCATCATCTCCTAC AGAAGCTTGCGTCTGTCACGTTGGAAGTTGAAGAGATCGCCTTGACCGCCAACAACCAGAAGCGGAAGCTCACTGTTGTATTGGAGGCATTGCACCAGTGTTTGCAGCTAGAGGAGAATCCAGCCAAATGGAATATGGAGA GAATCTTCAATAAGGACTTGCTGGCCACTCTCCATCTTCTGGTGGCCATGGCTAAGCATTTCCAACCTGACCTGTCCCTCCCTGAAAATGTCCAAGTGGAAGTGTTAACAATTGAG AGCACCAAGAACGGCTTAAAGTCTGGAAAGTCTATGGAGCAGATCACTGACTGCAA aatgGATTCAAATCAGCAGTCAA AAGTCGACGTCTTTGATGAATTATTTAAACTAGCCCCAGAGAAAGTGAATGCTGTCAAAGAG GCTATCATGAAGTTTGTCAACAAGAAAATGGAGCGTTTGGGGTTGTCTGTACAAAATATCGATACTCAG TTTACAGATGGGGTCTTTCTAATTTTGTTGATTGGACAGCTGGAAGGTTATTTCTTGAACTTGAAAGAGTTTTTCCTGACCCCCAGTTCTCCTGCTGAAATG ctGCATAATGTTAGCCTGGCCGTGGACTTGCTGAAGGAAGGAGACTTGCTTGATTACCCAGTCAACCCTGAAG ATATCACCAGTGGAGACACCAAAGTTATACTGAGGGTGCTCTACAGCTTGTTTTCTAAACACAAGATGAATGAGACCCCTGAGGAGACAAAGACGGAAGCTGGGAGTTAG